Proteins from a single region of Eremothecium gossypii ATCC 10895 chromosome VI, complete sequence:
- the CBP3 gene encoding Cbp3p (Syntenic homolog of Saccharomyces cerevisiae YPL215W (CBP3)), with amino-acid sequence MIKGVGRPSIGYLNNVTRSILGGVRMQSSGVKGSPESPEALTKSSRLESKPMDFSNNAPVNPHTKRPMLSDSKYESRNYQLPKWKEALGELVVRAFRLDMDRVRAGPVAGSYYYAMCKEQGLQFENEELSRSGKFFYEDLKLPRTFSQWYQITILHEWILFVRMRALPFKYGRNYQQKLVDRTFSDIELRLFEEMNVKSSRIADQYLKDFHSQMMGAVFAYDEGFFTDDATLAAALWRNLFGGRKNVDMVHLEAMVRYVRSQLYVLSKLSDREFGMGEFKFVPPDEAVEVLSEQDEAQLKERVKEKYLAIDRNPATLPSEKSNLSYEN; translated from the coding sequence ATGATAAAAGGTGTCGGCAGACCTAGCATCGGGTATTTGAATAATGTCACCAGGAGCATACTGGGTGGGGTGCGTATGCAATCTTCGGGTGTAAAGGGCTCGCCTGAATCCCCAGAGGCGCTTACAAAAAGCTCACGGCTGGAATCCAAGCCTATGGATTTCTCGAACAATGCGCCAGTGAACCCCCATACAAAAAGGCCGATGCTATCTGACTCTAAGTATGAGTCGCGGAATTACCAGCTGCCTAAGTGGAAGGAAGCGCTCGGCGAGCTGGTGGTGCGTGCTTTCCGGCTCGACATGGACAGGGTAAGAGCAGGGCCGGTTGCTGGGTCCTACTACTATGCGATGTGTAAGGAGCAGGGCCTGCAGTTCGAGAACGAGGAACTATCTCGCAGCGGCAAGTTTTTCTACGAAGACCTCAAACTGCCCCGCACGTTCTCCCAGTGGTATCAAATCACAATTTTGCACGAGTGGATCCTATTTGTTCGCATGCGGGCGTTGCCTTTCAAGTATGGCCGCAACTACCAGCAAAAACTGGTTGACAGGACCTTTTCTGACATAGAGCTGCGCCTCTTTGAGGAGATGAACGTGAAATCGAGCCGGATTGCTGACCAGTATCTCAAGGATTTTCATTCTCAGATGATGGGCGCGGTGTTCGCATACGACGAGGGTTTCTTCACGGACGATGCCACCCTTGCCGCTGCCTTGTGGCGTAACTTGTTTGGGGGCCGCAAGAACGTCGACATGGTGCACTTGGAGGCTATGGTAAGATACGTGCGGTCGCAACTATACGTTCTAAGTAAGCTATCAGACAGGGAATTTGGCATGGGTGAGTTCAAGTTTGTACCACCAGATGAGGCCGTGGAGGTCTTAAGTGAACAGGACGAGGCCCAATTGAAGGAAAGAGTGAAGGAGAAATATCTAGCGATTGACCGTAATCCCGCTACTTTGCCAAGCGAAAAAAGTAACCTGTCATACGAGAACTGA
- the THI6 gene encoding bifunctional hydroxyethylthiazole kinase/thiamine-phosphate diphosphorylase (Syntenic homolog of Saccharomyces cerevisiae YPL214C (THI6)): MKEVDYSLYLVTDSSMLPQGTTLDSQVTAALQNGATLVQLREKDADGCDFVEAALRVKRICAEFNVPLLINDRVDVALAVDADGVHVGQQDIPPPLVRKLVGPSKIVGWSVGRPEEVQQLAEWGQGCVDYIGVGMIFPTETKKNPRKVPMGISGAIEIMDALEECRATWCRTVLIGGLHADNIGRVLLQCASSNGKRAADGVAVVSEIMAASDARGATQRLRRLLDDGAYRFVVGKFTEDVDYRAPDDMETYVPMLLEASPLVHHVTNKVHQNFAANVTLAAGSSPIMSEVSSEFEDLSTAAHSALVLNTGSLVDLEVATAAVRAYNKARRPVVFDPVGFAASRTRLDYNGHLLNMGQYTCIKGNASEILALSSSEHRAMRGVDSEHDVDIDTLCNAARQVAYRYRTVVVLTGQNDIVVNGALDCSFNLGFGSAPPQDHLPAYIVSCDSIPLFSKVTATGCSLGSVIACFLGALPPDGSPFHAVLSAVLIYKSAGYFAAGRATGGASFQTELLDELDTLFEKGSHGQMAKIYPFGSWPVKVERVDIP, from the coding sequence ATGAAGGAAGTGGACTATTCTTTATACTTGGTGACAGATTCGAGCATGCTGCCCCAAGGCACTACACTGGACAGCCAGGTAACTGCAGCATTGCAGAACGGAGCGACGTTGGTCCAGCTGCGGGAAAAGGATGCGGACGGTTGCGACTTTGTGGAAGCTGCGCTGAGGGTCAAACGCATCTGTGCCGAGTTTAATGTTCCTCTGCTCATCAACGACAGGGTGGATGTGGCACTAGCAGTCGATGCGGACGGCGTGCACGTGGGACAACAGGATATCCCGCCGCCACTGGTACGCAAGCTGGTGGGGCCGAGCAAGATAGTTGGTTGGAGCGTGGGGCGGCCGGAGGAAGTGCAGCAACTGGCAGAGTGGGGCCAAGGCTGCGTCGACTATATCGGTGTGGGGATGATCTTTCCCACTGAGACGAAGAAGAATCCTCGCAAGGTGCCGATGGGGATTTCAGGGGCTATTGAAATCATGGATGCACTTGAGGAGTGCAGGGCTACATGGTGTCGAACTGTGCTCATCGGGGGACTGCATGCAGACAACATCGGCCGGGTCCTGTTGCAGTGTGCCAGTAGCAATGGCAAAAGAGCCGCAGACGGAGTAGCGGTCGTGAGCGAGATTATGGCCGCGAGCGACGCGCGTGGTGCGAcgcagcggctgcgccggCTGCTCGATGACGGCGCATACAGGTTTGTCGTTGGGAAGTTCACTGAAGACGTGGACTACAGGGCGCCGGATGACATGGAAACATATGTACCGATGCTTCTTGAAGCCTCGCCTCTTGTCCATCATGTCACGAACAAGGTGCACCAGAACTTTGCCGCGAATGTCACCCTAGCTGCTGGCTCATCGCCTATCATGTCAGAAGTATCTTCGGAGTTTGAAGATCTTTCTACTGCCGCGCACTCTGCTCTTGTGCTCAATACTGGATCTCTCGTTGACCTTGAGGTGGCCACTGCCGCTGTGAGGGCCTATAATAAGGCCCGGAGACCAGTTGTGTTTGATCCTGTGGGTTTTGCGGCCTCCCGCACGCGGCTGGATTATAATGGGCATTTGCTCAATATGGGTCAGTACACATGTATCAAGGGAAATGCCAGCGAGATATTAGCTTTATCATCATCCGAACATAGAGCAATGCGAGGAGTGGACTCAGAGCATGATGTGGACATCGATACTTTATGCAATGCTGCGCGTCAGGTCGCCTATCGGTATAGAACTGTGGTGGTGCTCACTGGCCAGAACGATATAGTTGTCAATGGGGCGCTTGATTGCTCGTTTAACTTGGGATTCGGCAGTGCCCCTCCCCAGGACCACCTTCCAGCCTACATTGTTAGCTGTGACTCTATTCCGTTGTTCAGCAAGGTCACAGCGACGGGGTGTTCTCTGGGCAGCGTCATTGCGTGTTTTCTCGGAGCATTGCCACCCGATGGGTCGCCGTTCCACGCAGTCCTCAGTGCTGTGCTCATTTACAAGTCGGCTGGTTACTTTGCTGCAGGTCGTGCTACAGGTGGTGCAAGCTTCCAGACAGAGCTCCTCGATGAGCTAGACACGCTCTTCGAAAAGGGCAGCCATGGGCAGATGGCCAAGATATACCCTTTCGGATCTTGGCCGGTAAAGGTAGAGCGGGTCGATATCCCATAA
- the LEA1 gene encoding U2 snRNP complex subunit LEA1 (Syntenic homolog of Saccharomyces cerevisiae YPL213W (LEA1)) encodes MKLTPASILEAPVYYADHIHGKYDVDKVVILRDCGYVSENEIMPQTLKLLPERTNIVDFTNNELEELPPLGHNDTVHTLLLSRNRLGRLDASRLPRYLVNLNLAMNRFEKFEQLQGLRSAPKTLKNLNLRGNVICHKEQYRETVIALCPQLAVLDGERVRQAERQAAPQNEKTDTPTEGPQPVALQATSEKELQLMDHVVNKMDKDTLEDIKQQLAKATTLAEIERLEKLLSGGVIQ; translated from the coding sequence ATGAAATTGACTCCCGCAAGCATATTGGAGGCCCCGGTTTACTATGCAGACCACATACATGGCAAGTACGACGTCGATAAGGTGGTTATTCTCAGAGATTGCGGATATGTGAGCGAGAATGAGATAATGCCACAGACTTtgaagctgctgcccgAGCGCACGAACATTGTGGACTTCACAAACaacgagctggaggagcttCCGCCGCTGGGGCATAACGATACAGTGCACACGCTGCTTCTGTCACGGAATAGGCTCGGCCGGCTTGATGCGTCAAGATTACCGAGGTACCTGGTAAATCTCAACCTGGCGATGAACCGATTTGAGAAGTTCGAGCAGCTCCAGGGCCTGCGTTCCGCTCCGAAGACGCTGAAAAACCTGAATCTGCGGGGGAACGTCATATGCCACAAGGAACAGTATCGCGAGACTGTGATTGCCCTGTGTCCGCAGTTAGCGGTGCTGGACGGGGAGCGGGTACGGCAGGCCGAGCGGCAGGCAGCGCCGCAGAATGAAAAGACAGATACACCCACAGAGGGTCCACAGCCCGTTGCTTTGCAGGCGACATCCGAGAAGGAGTTGCAGCTGATGGATCATGTGGTAAATAAAATGGACAAGGATACACTGGAGGACATCAAGCAACAGCTCGCCAAGGCCACGACTCTAGCCGAGATAGAGAGGCTGGAAAAATTACTCTCCGGGGGTGTGATACAATAG
- the SNT2 gene encoding DNA-binding E3 ubiquitin-protein ligase SNT2 (Syntenic homolog of Saccharomyces cerevisiae YGL131C (SNT2)): MPEAPGSGGRRRNAAKKINYNEKMADAELARRIKQLEKGRGRGGARAGGRGRASNFKYQWYLQDRSVGWNFIPSLPPTCRKHSRFSNILELEEALVDVRRQVVVHGGSTLLRRDEHIYMVSEPPGEPYYIGRVMEFVGKTEFRKLIEDAVSEGVAHVFPARYFQARMNWYYRARDIQDNPQNADPRLLYASLHSDLCPLHSYRGKCTVVHRSDAEEGYATRPNYFVFDQLFDRYTLSYYDVWRTEKLLALGPGSKYLEALSERYPHVYVEEKYPLEHVVRRYIVGENVPDKVDGQLWDQRCGQCREWCEQAQSLRCDSCKVPLHLFCFDPPLDRKPAKGVSWICSDCVRTQNNETNSDQMSAAEESEFEKLSSVALRELGKGINLENWWFQYFGSRLVCHLQDCLSTALVLPYPIKCSRVGNKVQWSSCNEPEWLPRPYTGEECERGEDSSLELLWSLDTAKITPETLDAYLERCSSTLPEPLGITPQATNFLDMVLKALVDCRFDLEAAFTWCRNNMTRKTLKEPTLTEEEVEKFENAVAEHGSELHPVCKYVGSQPMSMIVRFYYYWKKTPNGRRIWGNFKGRSKRGRQKYDDGLPENTPSDSTRKRKRIATEKVEEVSKQWRHVDESCFDSEQISKVKACFQCMFCNVDYSPLWYRVTGGCDDEKVQSRMKTGVNEKTNTSEKAPSQQITKDDNKLTALCIRCARMWRRYAVKWHAPLDVLKRLNGPSMNNVQSNLQQFLDDPNESVVKTSPAQAQTKMVEWELVQDMELIIKQRLEIISNPERLIKMKRNCLSAHAQLNKLVKKLIPESLMSESDMKKELEVYIAHYAAELKKKEQKMQQKNKHLLSVKEHNLEAIGSKMKTELNSTTSVEQLGAVQKPKRQKTQKTLQNTAVLLDIPGISEPEFTEKITLDNNFEHIKIPEAIHNKLFGSMFNDNADHTEDLALINGQNNHQRQLSLRQSPFNSNDIPIVRHMQYEGILREYNSHNASYAVWRKNHSGAFTNVEKSGPNKSKSCTPPSSAGRSRAHTLVSVDNLMATNAVEPRDFCCICFGKFKTDEYELLCSNCGLNVHTYCYGVNKPRTSVSPGALWLCDPCSNDRNVLVSTNYQCTLCMAREIDHDSSRKRLKKAVPDALKPDVNGNWCHVICALFNEQIKFGSATNYQPVYNIGPTLLKNNGVKCGICTMLGGGLVRCDKCPFKFHVTCAQDSKNFTLCFKKYMVAIANSPTHVVDGDEIYTVKPKILCPQHHSDSNTGAYLPLNHTISSGAPLLQFYMENYKACTFVNSYTTIGLRAMEREACSLLLAQYDNLESPPHNGISKEATNKCVKCAATLALCWFENLCHSCSIVVAAESDVIEVDDTPVLPDQGTIDEALAEELLHGIDSTKLSIELNILHSAKGKRKGGRYGKRNLPKPSIDASNVVVQPMGTNLPPQTGVAITTTDTEPPNGAC; the protein is encoded by the coding sequence ATGCCCGAGGCTCCTGGGAGCGGTGGCCGGAGGCGGAACGCAGCCAAGAAGATCAATTACAATGAAAAGATGGCAGATGCagagctggcgcggcgcatcaaacagctggagaaggggcgcggccgcggggGAGCACGTGCGGGAGGGCGGGGAAGGGCCAGCAATTTCAAGTATCAATGGTACCTGCAGGATCGAAGTGTGGGGTGGAATTTTATACCGTCGTTGCCCCCGACGTGCCGGAAACACAGCCGGTTTTCGAACATCCTGGAGCTGGAAGAGGCGCTGGTGGATGTGCGCCGGCAGGTGGTGGTCCACGGGGGCAGCACACTGCTGCGGAGGGACGAGCACATCTACATGGTGTCGGAGCCGCCGGGCGAGCCGTACTATATCGGGCGGGTGATGGAGTTTGTGGGCAAGACGGAGTTCCGCAAGCTGATCGAGGACGCGGTGTCGGAGGGGGTGGCGCATGTGTTTCCGGCACGGTACTTCCAGGCGCGGATGAACTGGTACTACCGTGCGCGGGACATACAGGACAACCCGCAGAATGCGGACCCGCGGCTGCTGTACGCGTCCCTGCACAGTGACCTGTGTCCGCTGCATTCGTACCGCGGCAAGTGCACGGTTGTGCACCGCTCCGATGCAGAGGAGGGGTATGCGACGCGGCCCAATTACTTTGTGTTTGACCAGCTGTTCGACCGGTACACCTTGAGCTACTACGACGTGTGGCGCACCGAAAAGCTGCTTGCGCTGGGCCCCGGCTCAAAGTATCTTGAGGCGCTGAGCGAAAGATATCCTCACGTTTATGTTGAGGAAAAGTACCCGCTAGAGCACGTTGTGCGACGGTATATAGTTGGGGAAAACGTGCCCGACAAGGTGGACGGGCAGTTGTGGGATCAGCGATGCGGGCAGTGTCGCGAGTGGTGCGAACAGGCGCAGTCGCTGCGATGTGACTCCTGTAAGGTGCCGCTCCATCTTTTCTGTTTTGATCCCCCACTTGACCGTAAGCCAGCGAAAGGTGTGTCCTGGATATGCTCAGACTGCGTGCGGACGCAAAATAACGAGACCAACTCCGACCAGATGTCTGCAGCAGAGGAAAGCGAGTTTGAAAAGCTCAGTAGCGTAGCGCTTCGGGAACTTGGGAAGGGGATCAACCTCGAGAATTGGTGGTTCCAGTACTTTGGTTCACGACTGGTCTGTCACCTGCAGGACTGCTTATCCACAGCTCTTGTTCTGCCGTACCCGATTAAGTGTTCTAGGGTCGGTAACAAGGTGCAGTGGTCCTCTTGTAACGAGCCGGAATGGCTGCCCCGGCCTTATACTGGCGAAGAATGCGAGCGGGGTGAGGACAGCAGTTTAGAACTGTTATGGTCTCTGGACACCGCTAAGATCACACCCGAAACACTGGACGCATATTTGGAGCGATGTTCCAGTACATTGCCCGAACCGCTCGGAATCACGCCTCAAGCTACGAACTTTTTGGATATGGTCTTGAAAGCGCTTGTGGACTGTCGGTTTGATTTGGAGGCTGCATTTACTTGGTGTCGCAATAATATGACCCGCAAGACCTTGAAGGAACCTACTTTAACAGAAGAGGAAGTGGAGAAGTTCGAAAATGCTGTAGCCGAGCATGGGAGCGAACTTCATCCAGTATGCAAATATGTCGGTAGCCAACCCATGTCAATGATTGTTCGATTCTACTATTATTGGAAGAAGACTCCGAATGGCCGTCGCATCTGGGGGAACTTTAAAGGCAGAAGTAAAAGGGGTAGGCAGAAGTACGATGATGGGCTACCAGAGAATACACCATCGGACAGCACCAGGAAACGGAAAAGAATAGCCACCGAAAAAGTGGAGGAGGTCTCGAAACAGTGGCGACATGTTGACGAATCCTGTTTTGATTCAGAGCAGATTAGTAAAGTTAAGGCCTGCTTCCAGTGCATGTTTTGCAACGTAGACTATTCGCCCCTGTGGTATAGAGTGACTGGTGGCTGTGACGATGAAAAGGTACAATCTAGGATGAAAACAGGAGTGAATGAAAAGACCAATACATCGGAAAAGGCCCCCTCTCAGCAAATAACAAAGGATGATAATAAATTAACAGCGTTATGTATTCGCTGTGCTCGGATGTGGAGAAGATACGCAGTTAAATGGCATGCGCCACTCGACGTTTTGAAGCGCCTGAATGGGCCGAGCATGAATAATGTCCAGAGTAATCTTCAGCAATTTCTTGATGACCCTAATGAATCGGTAGTGAAAACTTCCCCAGCACAGGCACAAACCAAAATGGTAGAGTGGGAGCTGGTACAAGATATGGAACTAATAATAAAGCAAAGGCTAGAAATAATATCAAATCCCGAAAGATTGATAAAGATGAAACGCAATTGCCTAAGCGCGCACGCACAATTAAACAAGTTGGTGAAGAAATTAATACCGGAATCTTTGATGTCAGAATCAGATATGAAGAAAGAGTTGGAAGTTTATATTGCGCATTATGCTGCGGAATTGAAAAAGAAGGAGCAGAAAATGCAACAGAAGAATAAGCACCTACTATCTGTAAAGGAGCATAACTTAGAGGCCATTGGAAGTAAAATGAAAACGGAATTGAACTCAACCACTTCTGTGGAACAGCTGGGGGCAGTTCAGAAGCCAAAAAGGCAAAAAACTCAGAAAACACTTCAAAATACGGCCGTTCTGCTCGATATACCTGGTATCTCGGAGCCAGAATTCACAGAAAAAATCACGCTCGACAACAACTTTGAACATATAAAAATACCGGAAGCTATTCATAATAAGCTCTTTGGTAGTATGTTTAATGATAATGCTGACCATACTGAGGACCTGGCGCTCATCAATGGCCAGAACAACCATCAGAGACAGCTATCCCTGAGACAATCTCCATTCAACAGCAATGACATTCCTATTGTAAGACACATGCAGTATGAGGGGATCCTCAGAGAGTACAATTCACACAATGCATCTTATGCTGTATGGCGCAAAAACCACAGTGGTGCATTTACCAATGTAGAGAAGAGTGGTCCAAATAAGTCAAAAAGTTGTACGCCGCCCTCTTCGGCTGGGCGTTCCAGGGCACATACGCTAGTGTCAGTTGATAACCTAATGGCAACAAATGCTGTAGAGCCGAGGGACTTTTGTTGCATATGCTTCGGAAAATTTAAAACCGATGAGTATGAACTTTTGTGTTCGAACTGCGGTCTCAATGTGCATACATATTGCTATGGTGTCAATAAACCGAGGACATCGGTTTCTCCAGGAGCTCTTTGGTTGTGCGATCCATGTTCAAATGACCGGAACGTTCTCGTTTCCACAAATTACCAATGCACTTTGTGTATGGCACGCGAAATTGACCACGATTCTAGCAGGAAAAGACTCAAGAAAGCAGTCCCCGATGCACTCAAACCCGATGTAAATGGCAACTGGTGCCATGTAATCTGCGCCCTTTTCAATGAACAGATAAAGTTTGGCTCCGCGACCAATTATCAGCCAGTGTACAATATTGGCCCAACATTGCTAAAGAACAATGGCGTAAAGTGTGGAATATGCACTATGCTAGGTGGGGGACTGGTTAGATGCGATAAGTGTCCCTTTAAGTTTCATGTTACATGTGCCCAAGACTCTAAAAACTTTACATTATGCTTCAAGAAGTATATGGTGGCGATTGCAAATAGTCCTACGCATGTGGTCGATGGGGACGAAATATATACGGTAAAACCGAAGATATTGTGTCCTCAACACCATTCTGACTCGAACACCGGCGCATATTTGCCTTTGAACCACACCATCTCGTCTGGTGCACCTCTTTTACAATTCTACATGGAAAACTATAAGGCATGCACATTTGTTAACAGCTACACTACAATTGGCCTAAGAGCAATGGAACGTGAGGCATGttctcttcttcttgcgCAATATGACAACTTGGAATCACCTCCACATAACGGCATTTCTAAAGAGGCAACCAACAAGTGCGTCAAGTGTGCTGCTACTCTTGCATTGTGCTGGTTTGAAAACCTGTGCCATAGCTGCTCGATTGTTGTCGCCGCCGAAAGCGACGTGATTGAGGTAGACGACACCCCGGTGTTACCGGATCAAGGAACGATAGATGAAGCTCTCGCTGAAGAGCTCCTGCATGGTATTGACAGCACAAAGCTCTCCATTGAGCTGAATATCCTCCACTCTGCAAAGGGGAAACGGAAAGGGGGCAGGTACGGAAAGCGTAACCTGCCGAAACCCTCCATAGACGCCTCGAATGTAGTGGTGCAGCCGATGGGGACCAACCTGCCGCCACAAACAGGTGTTGCAATTACCACAACGGACACTGAGCCGCCAAACGGCGCATGTTAG
- the CEG1 gene encoding mRNA guanylyltransferase (Syntenic homolog of Saccharomyces cerevisiae YGL130W (CEG1)): MDSRDAPEVPGIRQPANVTTDLKMIICKLLNSPKPAKTFPGSQPVSFQHVDIEEKLLAQDYYVCEKTDGLRALMLIIMNPVTKEQGCFLIDRENNYYLLNGFRFPRLPRANRKELLETLQDGTLVDGELVVQTNPATRLRELRYLMFDCLAINGRALVQSPTSSRLAHLGKEFYKPYYDLRAYYPDRCATFPFKLSMKHMNFSFDLDRVAGSLDKLPHVSDGLIFTAVDTPYTVGGKDSTLLKWKPEQENTVDFKMILEIPVVEDDTLPKKDRNRFYYNFDVKPSFHLYIWQGGPDVNTRLHDFEQPFSKKELEILHRTYKVFAELQISDEQWAKMKALEQPLNGRIVECAKDQETGEWKFLRFRDDKLNGNHVSVVQKVLESISDSVKLEDLEHMIPRIKARWEERKSKKRTHSSISGPMLPPVAETKAPREATQSRYIDDEDWSDEADDDDEDSLKRARIE; the protein is encoded by the coding sequence ATGGATTCCAGAGATGCGCCGGAAGTACCGGGGATTCGACAGCCTGCGAACGTCACGACGGACCTGAAGATGATCATATGCAAACTGCTGAACTCTCCCAAGCCCGCGAAGACATTCCCGGGATCGCAGCCAGTCTCATTCCAGCACGTAGATATCGAGGagaagctgctggcacAGGACTACTATGTGTGTGAGAAAACGGATGGGCTCCGGGCGTTGATGTTGATAATCATGAACCCAGTTACAAAGGAACAGGGCTGTTTCCTAATCGATCGCGAGAACAACTACTACCTGCTGAACGGATTCCGGTTTCCGCGGCTGCCGCGGGCCAACCGcaaggagctgctggagacGCTGCAGGACGGGACGCTGGTGGACGGGGAGCTGGTGGTGCAGACGAACCCGGCCACGCGGCTGCGGGAGCTGCGGTACCTGATGTTCGACTGTCTGGCGATCAATGGGCGGGCGCTGGTGCAGTCGCCCACGAGCTCGCGGCTGGCGCACCTGGGCAAGGAGTTCTACAAGCCGTACTACGACCTGCGCGCATACTATCCCGACCGCTGCGCGACGTTCCCATTCAAGCTGTCGATGAAGCACATGAACTTCAGCTTTGACTTGGACCGCGTCGCCGGATCGCTGGACAAGCTGCCGCACGTGTCAGACGGGCTAATCTTTACCGCGGTGGACACGCCATACACGGTCGGCGGGAAGGACTCAACGTTGCTGAAATGGAAGCCGGAGCAGGAGAACACCGTCGACTTCAAGATGATCCTTGAGATCCCCGTGGTCGAGGACGACACGTTGCCGAAGAAAGACCGCAACCGTTTTTACTATAACTTCGACGTGAAGCCGTCATTCCACCTATACATTTGGCAGGGTGGGCCGGACGTCAACACACGTCTCCATGATTTTGAGCAGCCGTTCTCGAAGAAGGAGCTAGAAATACTGCATAGAACATACAAGGTTTTCGCCGAGTTGCAGATCAGTGACGAGCAGTGGGCCAAGATGAAGGCATTGGAGCAGCCGCTCAACGGACGCATTGTTGAGTGTGCGAAGGACCAGGAGACGGGCGAGTGGAAATTCCTGCGTTTCCGCGACGACAAGCTGAACGGTAACCATGTCTCCGTCGTGCAGAAGGTGCTAGAAAGCATCAGCGACTCCGTGAAGCTAGAGGATCTAGAGCATATGATTCCGCGTATAAAGGCTAGGTGGGAAGAACGCAAATCGAAAAAGAGAACACATTCATCTATTTCCGGGCCGATGCTGCCGCCTGTCGCCGAGACGAAAGCTCCGCGCGAGGCGACACAATCGCGGTACATCGACGACGAAGATTGGTCTGACGAGGCTGATGATGACGATGAGGACAGCCTCAAGAGGGCCAGAATTGAATAG
- the RSM23 gene encoding mitochondrial 37S ribosomal protein mS29 (Syntenic homolog of Saccharomyces cerevisiae YGL129C (RSM23)) — MLRLQARAFSSSCSVLATARKQAQKKGYNKKDTAAAKPVVKKVVSGSLYKPWKFAVGTSKLNANAPALELPVFNPAEPKNEVAVFSGEQQQFLHRIGAFRLGQFHELFSRPVCYTREATGQLLERLSGTEHQRVILTGQPGVGKSTLLAQAQVAAFEKGSVIINISHPELFLNGRNDFRHDTTGEQEQYTQPMYLKKLLTKILKSNKKSVLSSVALTQEYKFPVADTRESASKRVTRLVPGKNTLYDLLSMKTTPAARGMLFQAVIDELVAQSAVPVYLTVDNFSRILSEPLSAYKDTSCRSIHVLKLQLGRIIMNFVSGATKLNHKDSRVVLATSGVDRETKTLPTGLGQTPHDPYAAKYNYDAVLAEMMLKGGVKEFRVEPLSKPEVAELVDFYAKAGILSEKDQENRREGRLVDEKYLLSGNGNLRELLKSLTLYPF; from the coding sequence ATGTTGAGATTACAAGCGAGGGCTTTTTCTTCCAGCTGCAGTGTGCTGGCTACTGCAAGGAAGCAAGCGCAGAAGAAGGGTTACAACAAGAAAGATACCGCCGCAGCGAAGCCTGTTGTGAAGAAGGTCGTGAGCGGGTCGCTTTACAAGCCCTGGAAGTTTGCGGTTGGGACGTCTAAGCTCAATGCCAATGCGCCTGCGTTGGAGCTGCCAGTGTTCAATCCGGCGGAGCCGAAGAACGAGGTGGCAGTTTTCAGcggcgagcagcagcagttccTGCACCGCATAGGAGCTTTCAGGTTGGGGCAGTTTCACGAGCTTTTCTCGCGGCCCGTCTGCTACACACGCGAGGCAACGGGGCAGCTGCTTGAGCGGCTCTCTGGCACGGAGCATCAGCGGGTCATTTTGACCGGCCAGCCGGGCGTGGGCAAGTCcacgctgctggcgcaAGCACAGGTTGCGGCATTTGAAAAGGGCAGCGTGATCATAAACATCTCCCACCCGGAGCTGTTTTTGAACGGTCGTAACGATTTTCGGCATGACACCACGGGCGAGCAAGAGCAGTACACACAGCCGATGTACTTGAAGAAGCTGCTCACGAAGATACTGAAGTCCAATAAGAAATCGGTACTGTCGTCCGTCGCGTTGACCCAGGAGTACAAATTCCCTGTGGCGGACACGAGAGAATCCGCTTCGAAGAGAGTGACGCGCCTGGTTCCCGGGAAGAACACACTATATGACCTTCTCTCCATGAAGACAACCCCGGCGGCCAGAGGCATGCTTTTCCAGGCAGTTATTGACGAGCTTGTGGCACAATCAGCGGTTCCTGTGTATTTGACGGTCGATAACTTCTCGCGCATTTTAAGTGAGCCATTAAGTGCGTACAAAGACACATCCTGCAGGAGCATCCATGTGCTAAAGCTGCAGCTTGGCAGGATTATCATGAACTTTGTGTCGGGTGCCACGAAGCTCAACCATAAAGATAGCCGTGTGGTTCTGGCTACCTCTGGGGTTGACAGAGAGACGAAAACGTTGCCCACCGGCCTAGGACAGACCCCGCACGACCCATATGCTGCCAAATACAACTACGACGCAGTTTTGGCCGAGATGATGCTAAAGGGTGGTGTAAAGGAGTTCCGTGTTGAGCCTCTATCTAAGCCCGAGGTCGCAGAGCTAGTAGACTTCTATGCAAAGGCAGGCATCCTCTCGGAGAAGGACCAAGAAAATAGGCGCGAGGGAAGACTCGTCGACGAAAAGTACTTGCTGAGTGGCAACGGTAACCTACGCGAGCTGCTGAAAAGTCTGACTTTATACCCATTTTAA